Proteins from one Setaria italica strain Yugu1 chromosome V, Setaria_italica_v2.0, whole genome shotgun sequence genomic window:
- the LOC101783250 gene encoding NADP-specific glutamate dehydrogenase translates to MNSAMDEINLLRQAQRQHHHHLMVRGMGEEIDLEIGPGDDPSFSGADLVAVASGHHDTIVPADDHKSLLIPCSQPGAVDGHVQPPPPQPQLAQGEEHEGMLQLPSAHTKKKKKVVKKWREEWADTYKWAYVAVHDNTTRIFCSVCKEYGRKHRRNPYGNEGSRNMQMSALEEHNNSLLHKEALRLQMASKDKLQPPEIERPVYVKALSKTAASILESVLRRDPHEAEFIQSIQEVVHSLEPVLVKNTQYVQILERLLEPERCFIFRVPWIDDRGEAHVNRGFRVQFSQALGPCRGGLRFHPSMSLSVAKFLAFEHTLKNALSLYKLGGAAGGSDFDPKGKSDNEIMRFCQSFMDELYRYLGPDQDFPAEDIGVGPREMGYLFGQYRRLSGHFQGNFTGPKIFWSGSSFRTEATGYGLVFFARVLLAEMNKELKGLRCVISGSGKIAMHVLEKLLPCGAIPVTVSDSKGYLLDEDGFDYMKYSLLRDIKAQQKSLKEYLKSYPHAKYIDDAKPWSEQCDLAFPCASHNEIDQGEAVAIINSGCRVLIECSNMPCTVQAVDILRKSKVLVAPAKATAAGGIALGELELNPEFNLMQLSVEDFENKIQDAIKKTYERSIKAAQDYGIMKENPESLVHGANICAFLNIAQAMTDQGCV, encoded by the exons ATGAACTCCGCGATGGATGAGATCAACCTGCTGCGGCAGGCGCAGCGGCAGCACCATCACCACCTCATGGTGCGAGGCATGGGCGAGGAGATTGACCTCGAGATCGGCCCGGGCGATGACCCCTCCTTCTCCGGCGCggacctcgtcgccgtcgcgtcTGGGCACCACGACACCATCGTCCCCGCCgacgaccacaagagcctcctCATCCCGTGCTCGCAGCCCGGCGCCGTGGACGGGCATGtgcagcctccgccgccgcagccacagTTGGCGCAGGGGGAGGAGCATGAAGGGATGCTCCAGCTGCCTTCGGCgcacaccaagaagaagaagaaggtggtgaAGAAATGGAGGGAGGAGTGGGCGGACACCTACAAGTGGGCCTACGTTGCGGTGCACGACAACACCACCAGGATTTTCTGCTCAGTGTGCAAGGAGTACGGCCGGAAACACCGCCGGAACCCGTATGGCAATGAGGGAAGCAGGAACATGCAGATGAGTGCGCTTGAGGAGCACAACAATAGCTTACTGCATAAGGAGGCCCTCCGACTGCAGATGGCCTCCAAGGATAAGTTGCAGCCCCCCGAGATTGAGAGGCCGGTCTATGTCAAAG CTTTGTCGAAAACAGCTGCATCAATACTCGAATCTGTTCTAAGGAGGGATCCCCATGAAGCTGAATTTATACAGTCAATCCAGGAGGTGGTTCATTCCTTAGAACCAGTTTTGGTGAAGAACACCCA ATATGTTCAAATTCTGGAGCGTTTGTTGGAACCTGAGAGATGCTTTATCTTCAGAGTGCCATGGATTGATGACAGAGGTGAAGCACATGTCAATAGAGGTTTCCGTGTGCAATTCAGTCAGGCATTAGGTCCATGCAGGGGTGGTCTTCGGTTTCACCCATCCATGAGCTTAAGTGTGGCAAAGTTTCTGGCCTTTGAACAT ACTTTGAAGAATGCCTTGTCATTATATAAACTTGGAGGTGCTGCGGGAGGAAGTGATTTTGATCCAAAGGGTAAAAGTGATAATGAG ATAATGCGTTTTTGTCAAAGTTTCATGGATGAGCTATATAGATATTTGGGGCCTGATCAG GATTTCCCCGCTGAAGACATTGGTGTTGGTCCAAGAGAAATGGGTTACCTCTTTGGGCAGTATAGACGCCTTTCTGGTCATTTTCAG GGAAATTTTACAGGACCTAAAATCTTCTGGTCTGGTTCAAGTTTTCGTACAGAAGCTACTGGATATGGGCTG GTATTTTTTGCACGTGTTTTACTTGCTGAAATGAACAAAGAGCTTAAAGGATTAAG ATGTGTGATCAGTGGTTCTGGAAAGATAGCAATGCATGTTTTGGAAAAGCTTCTGCCATGTGGAGCCATTCCTGTTACAGTCTCAG ATTCAAAGGGCTATTTATTAGATGAAGATGGGTTCGATTATATGAAGTATTCACTTCTAAGGGATATTAAGGCTCAGCAAAAGAGCCTAAA GGAGTACTTGAAATCATATCCACATGCCAAGTATATAGATGATGCAAAACCATGGAGTGAGCAGTGTGATCTTGCATTTCCTTGTGCCTCACATAATGAGATTGACCAAGGGGAGGCTGTCGCAATAATTAACTCTGGCTGCCGCGTTCTTATAGAGT GTTCAAATATGCCATGCACTGTTCAAGCAGTTGATATCCTAAGAAAGTCAAAAGTCCTTGTTGCTCCAGCAAAGGCGACTGCTGCTGGTGGG ATAGCACTTGGAGAACTTGAATTGAACCCCGAGTTTAATTTGATGCAGTTGTCAGTGGAGGATTTTGAGAATAAAATTCAG GATGCAATAAAGAAAACATATGAAAGGTCAATCAAAGCTGCTCAAGATTATGGAATCATGAAAGAGAACCCTGA GTCTTTGGTGCATGGTGCGAACATTTGCGCTTTCCTTAATATTGCCCAAGCCATGACTGATCAAGGATGTGTTTAG